Proteins from one Penicillium digitatum chromosome 2, complete sequence genomic window:
- a CDS encoding Chromosomal organization and DNA repair protein Mms21, putative: MSATPSRRPSALSQPQSTQSRRRNAHTSQSEAPPLPEYEIPEAPLTAESQRQIAALLASQHLRTLRTHLQHAAEKLTHSGGEVNERLSDARTRYEKMKEARRRQGDKNVDDDEANEEYQRLAEEETRVNAITAKLEEKTRLIVDSEIKLQGLTDAMGEIEREEGETVAAALGVRQTRQRRARQRARGGDDADGTEDPTDGDYEDEQEKEMRERNAQNPPSRKLVDKLTKGVQKWNELSLTERYASNNSYIGFYRMVHDSKFPGDDVPPLPHSSTWFDHMDATNTRSGAAARTRNQNRRASPTGSDDDIAIERERISLKCPLTLTPYQDPVTSTKCPHSFEREAIMDMINRSPTTIAPPASRRGQRRVHVVKCPVCSIPLTADDLRPDPVLLRRVRRAQELQEREEEDDHLEGDGRKQKDRSTGIALDSDVESDDDAMDVDGPPPSQHIKLEPLSQAARAVQSEESSDDAESEDAEVEDVEIVENAEGESAEGGSAAVETDEVEIEQEQNEQVEIEEPHNEPAENEVENEVEIEEPDNEEVETRVETDELHEEVETDESGNEVSQDEEMYEEVPNERPNEERPREDAESDAQDPGVESQDIPPADLQSEKGEDNSEDSEDTDSSDLEPKVENESEEESESD, from the exons ATGTCGGCAACGCCCAGCCGACGGCCTTCAGCGTTATCTCAGCCACAATCAACACAATCACGCAGACGAAACGCCCACACTTCACAATCAGAAGCACCACCCCTGCCAGAATATGAAATCCCCGAAGCTCCTCTCACAGCTGAAAGCCAGCGTCAAATCGCGGCCCTCCTCGCATCACAGCACCTCCGCACCCTCCGCACCCACCTCCAACATGCCGCCGAGAAACTTACACACTCGGGTGGTGAAGTTAACGAGCGCCTAAGCGATGCCAGGACCCGGTATGAGAAAATGAAGGAAGCGCGCCGGCGTCAGGGCGACAAGAATgtcgacgacgacgaggccAATGAGGAGTACCAGCGGcttgccgaggaagagacCCGAGTCAATGCTATTACTGCGAAGTTGGAGGAGAAGACTCGACTGATTGTCGATTCAGAAATCAAGCTCCAGGGGTTGACGGATGCGATGGGTGAAATCGAAAGGGAGGAGGGCGAGACGGTCGCTGCTGCTTTGGGAGTGAGACAGACCCGTCAACGGCGGGCAAGACAGAGAGCCCGGGGTGGCGATGATGCCGATGGGACTGAGGATCCGACTGATGGTGACTACGAAGACGAgcaggagaaggagatgCGGGAGCGCAATGCACAGAACCCGCCTAGTCGCAAACTGGTGGATAAGTTGACGAAGGGTGTTCAGAAATGGAATGAGCTTTCTTTGACAGAGAG GTATGCCAGCAATAACTCCTACATCGGCTTCTACCGCATGGTACACGACTCCAAATTCCCCGGCGACGACGTCCCGCCACTGCCTCATTCATCTACATGGTTCGACCACATGGACGCTACGAATACGCGATCAGGGGCCGCTGCACGTACACGCAACCAGAACCGTCGCGCCTCGCCCACCGGTTCCGACGACGACATTGCCATTGAGCGCGAGCGCATCTCCCTCAAATGCCCGTTGACGCTCACACCGTACCAGGATCCCGTGACGAGCACCAAATGTCCGCACAGTTTCGAGCGGGAGGCTATTATGGATATGATCAATCGCAGCCCGACGACTATTGCGCCCCCGGCCTCTCGTCGGGGCCAGCGCCGCGTGCATGTGGTCAAGTGTCCTGTTTGTTCTATTCCGTTGACCGCGGACGATCTGCGGCCAGATCCAGTTCTCCTCCGACGTGTGCGCCGTGCCCAAGAGCTCCAGGAGcgcgaggaagaagatgatcactTGGAAGGGGATGGGAGAAAGCAGAAGGATCGCAGTACCGGCATTGCCTTGGATAGTGACGTGGaaagtgatgatgatgctaTGGATGTTGATGGCCCCCCTCCCTCACAGCATATCAAACTGGAGCCGCTTAGTCAGGCTGCTCGGGCCGTTCAATCTGAGGAGTCGAGCGACGATGCGGAGAGTGAAGATGCTGAGGTTGAGGATGTGGAGATTGTGGAGAATGCGGAAGGGGAGAGTGCAGAGGGGGGGAGTGCAGCAGTGGAGACTGACGAAGTGGAGATTGAACAAGAACAGAACGAACAGGTGGAAATTGAAGAACCGCACAACGAACCAGCGGAGAATGAAGTGGAGAATGAAGTGGAGATTGAGGAACCGGACAACGAAGAAGTGGAGACTCGAGTTGAGACTGACGAGCTGCATGAAGAGGTGGAAACCGACGAATCCGGGAACGAAGTCAGtcaagatgaagaaatgTACGAGGAAGTGCCCAATGAAAGGCCGAACGAAGAAAGACCCCGTGAAGATGCGGAGAGTGACGCGCAGGATCCAGGTGTGGAGTCTCAGGATATACCACCCGCGGATTTGCAGAGTGAGAAGGGGGAAGATAACAGTGAGGACAGTGAAGACACTGACAGTAGTGATCTTGAACCCAAAGTCGAGAATGAGTCCGAGGAAGAAAGCGAGAGCGATTGA
- a CDS encoding Phospholipase C PLC-B, producing the protein MHPSALLGLLALASAALAIPANSKQAHSASSIKNLKSRIKNVVVLCMENRSIDNILGGQTIKGLENPINNGPYCNPYNVTDPSQGFHCTAPRDYNSVTSDPSHAVTGNTMEFYGEWTPDNTLIAEGKLVPNNNGFIHEQIHNYGSSVNQSVLATEVMNYYTEDQVPVLTALVNHFVTFNHWHSDLAGPTDPNRVALRSIFQQLGETNHTWLNYWDPAGGTGPESHWFEWTKTSGNTEKVVPITNFYADAAKGTLPEFSYLNPSCCGVGTNSMHDSGLISDGEAFIKRVYEALRASPQWGESLFILTFDETGGFHDHVPPPLATRPDNLTYTEKTANGEEYTYEFNRLGGRIPTLLISPWVSKGFIEQKGTDAEGRTVSYSASSILRTLGYLWDFEPFNPRVGDSASFEHLIRSKPRTNAPSTLPDPASFTL; encoded by the exons ATGCACCCCAGCGCCCTTCTCGGCCTTTTGGCCCTTGCCAGTGCTGCCTTGGCTATCCCTGCAAATTCAAAACAGGCTCATTCCGCCTCCTCCATCAAGAACTTGAAGTCCAGAATTAAGAATGTTGTCGTCTTGTGCATGGAAAACCGATCGATTGACAACATCCTCGGAGGGCAGACCATCAAAGGTCTGGAAAACCCTATCAACAATGGGCCTTATTGCAACCCATACAATGTAACCGATCCTTCGCAGGGGTTTCATTGTACCGCTCCGAGGGACTATAACTCTGTCACCAGTGATCCCAGCCATGCTGTCACTGGCAACACCATGGAGTTCTACGGTGAATGGACACCTGATAACACACTGATTGCAGAGGGCAAGCTAGTCCCGAATAACAATGGATTTATCCACGAACAGATTCACAATTACGGTTCCTCTGTCAATCAGTCTGTGCTGGCCACCGAGGTCATGAACTACTACACCGAAGACCAGGTCCCCGTTTTGACAGCTCTGGTCAACCACTTCGTGACCTTCAACCACTGGCACTCCGATCTTGCCGGG CCCACCGATCCTAACCGCGTCGCACTG CGGTCCATCTTCCAGCAGCTCGGCGAAACAAACCACACGTGGCTCAATTACTGGGACCCCGCGGGCGGGACCGGTCCCGAGTCCCACTGGTTCGAGTGGACCAAAACCTCCGGCAACACCGAGAAGGTCGTACCGATCACGAACTTCTACGCCGACGCCGCGAAAGGCACTCTACCCGAGTTCTCCTACCTCAACCCCTCGTGCTGTGGCGTCGGCACGAATTCCATGCACGACAGCGGCTTGATCTCCGACGGCGAGGCCTTCATCAAGAGGGTGTACGAGGCTCTCCGTGCTAGTCCCCAGTGGGGGGAATCTCTCTTCATTCTCACCTTCGATGAGACGGGTGGTTTCCACGACCACGTCCCGCCCCCGCTGGCAACTCGTCCCGATAACCTGACGTACACGGAAAAGACCGCCAACGGGGAAGAGTATACCTATGAATTCAACCGTCTGGGTGGCCGGATTCCCACCCTTTTGATCTCGCCCTGGGTTAGCAAGGGATTCATCGAGCAGAAGGGGACGGATGCCGAGGGTCGGACTGTTTCTTACTCGGCGTCTTCGATTCTCCGGACCCTAGGCTACCTGTGGGATTTCGAGCCGTTCAACCCCCGCGTTGGGGATTCGGCTTCCTTTGAGCATCTGATTCGGTCTAAGCCTCGCACGAATGCTCCGTCGACCCTGCCGGATCCTGCGTCGTTCACTTTGTGA
- a CDS encoding Mitochondrial dicarboxylate carrier protein, putative — protein MASTIKDSASPAAVSAQNATKTAIETPTDFLHHPYIRAALPFFNGGLAGMTATAVIQPVDMVKVRLQLAGEGARTGPRPSALGITRDIIASGKVLDLYTGLSAGILRQAVYTTARLGFFETFIKKLNTRAEAAGRKVTFAERAAAGLTAGGIAAMIGNPADLVLVRMQSDGLKAPEARANYRSVFDALGRITRTEGLAALWAGASPTVVRAMALNMGQLTFFAEAKQQLKQHTSLSAQNQTFAASGIAGFFASFLSLPFDFIKTRLQKQQKDPKTGLVPYKGLLDCARKVAKEEGWLRFYRGFGTYYVRIAPHAMVTLIVADYLNLLTK, from the exons ATGGCATCCACTATCAAGGACAGTGCCAGCCCTGCTGCTGTCTCTGCACAAAACGCAACCAAGACCGCTATTGAGACTCCTACCGACTTCCTGCACCACCCATACATCCGCGCCGCCCTGCCCTTCTTCAATGGCGGACTGGCCGGTATGACCGCCACAGCCGTGATTCAACCTGTCGACATGGTTAAAGTGCGTCTGCAGCTCGCCGGCGAAGGAGCCCGCACCGGTCCTCGTCCATCCGCACTGGGGATCACTCGCGACATCATCGCCTCCGGCAAAGTCCTCGATCTCTACACTGGTTTGTCCGCAGGAATCCTCCGCCAAGCCGTCTACACTACTGCCCGCCTGGGATTCTTTGAGACGTTCATCAAGAAGCTGAATACCCGCGCTGAAGCCGCAGGTCGCAAGGTAACCTTCGCCGAGCGTGCTGCGGCAGGACTGACTGCCGGTGGAATCGCCGCCATGATTGGAAATCCGGCCGACTTGGTCCTCGTGCGCATGCAGTCGGATGGCCTGAAGGCCCCCGAGGCTCGCGCCAACTACCGTTCCGTCTTTGATGCTCTCGGTCGTATCACCCGCACTGAGGGACTCGCCGCCCTGTGGGCTGGTGCTTCGCCCACGGTTGTCCGTGCCATGGCCCTCAACATGGGTCAATTGACCTTCTTCGCTGAGGCTAAGCAGCAGCTCAAGCAGCATACTTCTCTCTCCGCTCAGAATCAGACTTTCGCTGCTTCTGGCATTGCTGGCTTCTTTGCTAGTTTCTTGTCTCTGCCTTTCGATTTCATCAAGACCCGTCTTCAGAAACAACAGAAGGACCCCAAGACTGGTTTGGTTCCTTACAAGGGCCTGTTGGATTGTGCGCGCAAGGTCGCCAAGGAAGAGGGCTGGCTGCGCTTCTACCGTGGCTTCGGAACTTACTACGTCCGGATCGCTCCTCATGC AATGGTCACTCTCATCGTGGCTGATTACCTCAACCTCCTCACCAAGTAA
- a CDS encoding Major facilitator superfamily domain, general substrate transporter, with protein sequence MDERKTPDCSFEPDIPRPAGWRYKSRKIGNFSTSWYASPRIQLGMVAFVCFLCPGMFNALSGMGGGGKSDPSLADKMNIALNSTFAVVGFFAGTVVNRVGVRISLSFGGIGYCIYSISLLVSEHAYVPGFNIFAGAFLGVCAGLLWAAQGTIMMSYPIEQQKGRYFAWFWGIFNVGACIGSLIPLGQNIHVTENKTVGDGTYIAFIVLMFAGACLALCLCDADKVVRRDGSRVILMKHPSWKSEIIGLWDTVRSEPWIVLLFPMFWSSNWFYTYQQNAINGAYFNTRTKALNGFLYWFAQIVAAIIMGPLLDTERVRRSVRAKAALVSLFILTVVIWGGGYAWQARYTRADVDPKTTGFMGWDWTTKGYVGPMFLYFFYGMYDAAWQGTVYWIMGALGNSGRKLANLAGFYKGLQSAGAAVMWSLDEKKIPFMNEYASNFGLLCGSILIAVPVVFFKIKDSVPVEEELQGTGETLEDVLPPGAIEPKRVGDDNI encoded by the exons ATGGATGAACGGAAGACTCCCGATTGTTCTTTCGAACCTGACATACCCCGACCCGCAGGATGGAGGTACAAGTCCAGAAAGATCGGCAACTTCTCAACGAGCTGGTATGCCTCACCACGCATCCAGCTGGGCATGGTCGCCTTTGTCTGCTTCCTCTGTCCAGGCATGTTTAACGCCCTGAGCGGAATGGGCGGTGGTGGAAAATCCGACCCCAGCTTGGCGGACAAAATG AACATCGCTCTGAACAGTACCTTCGCGGTGGTGGGTTTCTTCGCCGGAACTGTCGTCAACCGTGTGGGCGTTCGGATTTCCCTCTCCTTTGGTGGAATCGGGTACTGCATTTACTCCATTAGTCTTCTCGTCTCCGAACATGCATATGTCCCCGGGTTCAACATCTTCGCCGGTGCCTTCCTCGGTGTCTGCGCCGGTCTGCTCTGGGCCGCTCAGGGTACCATCATGATGTCCTACCCGATCGAGCAGCAGAAGGGTCGCTACTTCGCCTGGTTCTGGGGTATCTTCAACGTCGGCGCCTGTATTGGTAGTTTG ATCCCCCTGGGCCAAAACATCCATGTCACAGAGAATAAGACCGTCGGCGACGGGACCTACATCGCCTTTATCGTACTCATGTTCGCAGGCGCCTGTCTGGCCCTGTGTCTCTGCGATGCAGACAAAGTCGTCCGTCGCGATGGCTCACGCGTCATCCTGATGAAGCACCCCTCGTGGAAGTCCGAGATCATCGGGTTGTGGGATACAGTTCGCTCGGAACCGTGGATCGTCCTCCTCTTCCCCATGTTCTGGTCCTCCAACTGGTTCTACACATATCAGCAGAACGCCATTAACGGTGCTTACTTCAACACGCGCACTAAGGCGCTGAACGGCTTCCTGTACTGGTTTGCGCAGATCGTGGCCGCTATCATCATGGGTCCGCTGCTTGATACGGAGCGCGTTCGTCGTTCCGTGCGTGCCAAGGCAGCCTTGGTTAGCCTTTTCATCCTCACGGTCGTGATTTGGGGCGGTGGCTACGCTTGGCAGGCAAGGTACACCCGTGCAGATGTGGATCCCAAGACCACGGGTTTCATGGGCTGGGATTGGACTACCAAGGGCTACGTTGGTCCTATGTTCCTCTACTTCTTCTACGGCATGTACGATGCTGCCTGGCAGGGTACTGTCTACTG GATCATGGGCGCCCTCGGTAACTCCGGTCGCAAGCTCGCCAACTTGGCGGGCTTCTACAAGGGGTTGCAATCCGCCGGCGCAGCCGTTATGTGGTCGTTGGATGAAAAGAAGATACCCTTCATGAACGAGTACGCCTCGAACTTCGGGTTGCTGTGCGGCTCGATCCTGATCGCTGTTCCGGTCGTCTTTTTCAAGATTAAGGACTCTGTTCCTGTGGAGGAGGAACTTCAGGGCACGGGCGAGACGCTTGAGGATGTGCTGCCACCTGGCGCTATTGAGCCCAAGCGTGTTGGTGATGACAACATCTAA